AGGCAAAATCAGGCGATACCGTTAAGGTTCATTACACGGGCAAATTGGAAGACGGCACGGTCTTTGACACTTCCGCCAACCGTGATCCCCTGGAATTTACCATCGGCGATGGTAAAATAATACCGAGCTTTGAACAGGGCGTGGTTGGGATGAGTCCCGGGGAATCGAGAACAACCGAGATACCCGCGGATAATGCGTACGGCCCCCACCGCAGAGAAATGGTAGTGGAG
Above is a genomic segment from Deltaproteobacteria bacterium containing:
- a CDS encoding peptidylprolyl isomerase, giving the protein MAQAKSGDTVKVHYTGKLEDGTVFDTSANRDPLEFTIGDGKIIPSFEQGVVGMSPGESRTTEIPADNAYGPHRREMVVEIDRNQFPAEVNPKVGERLQIPQKDGKMIIVAVTDVSESTVTLDANHPLAGKDLTFDIELVEIV